The genomic region CTATTATGTCACTTTCCGTTCATGCTACCTATATAGACGACACCAATTCTTTCGAGCCGAGACACGTAGACTTGCGAACCTTTACCTTGCTTGGTAAAGACAAAGAGTTTGTGCTTAAAGGCGGTTTGACCCGTGTAGCATTACAAAAAGGAAATTTAATTGTTAATTCTTCTCAAGGTGGTGGTTCTAAAGACACCTGGGTTCTAAAAAAATAAAATTTTATGCTAGCAAGAGTAGCCAACAACTTATTCTGGATGGGTAGGTATATAGAACGTACCGAACATACAGCAAGATATTTAAATGTCAACTATTTTTCTTCGCTCGATGCACCAAACGAAATTTCACAATCCCGGCAATTTGTGCTGCACTCCATGTTAAATATGGCTGGGGACGATGCTGCGGATGAAAATGTAACTTTGGATGAAAAAGAAGTTCTGTACGACATTTCCTTAAATCGGGAAAAACATTACAGCGTTATCTCCTCGGTAATGTTTGCCCGGGAGAATGCCAACAGTGCTAGGGATCTTATTTCTACGGAACTTTACGAAGCCATCAACAAGTTTTATCACTTCGTACTGAATTATTCCCCCGACTTCCTTGCGGAAAAAGGATTGTATGATTTTACAGTGAATGTCACTGAAATGACGGCAATTTTAAAGACCAAAATAAAAGGAACACTGCTTCACGACGAAATCTACGCCATTATAATGCTAGGGGTAAATCTGGAAAGGGCCATACAAATTATTAGAATTATAAATGCCAAGTACGACGATGCCCTAAAAGCAAAAGATGAATCTGCCCACATTACCAATAGTTATGAGTGGATAACCCTGTTAAAATGCGCAGAGTCTTACGATATGATGCGTCGTTTTTATAAGAAAACGCCCAACAGTATAAATACTTTAGAATTTCTCATTTTAAATCCGCATTGCCCACGATCGG from Galbibacter sp. BG1 harbors:
- a CDS encoding alpha-E domain-containing protein, producing MLARVANNLFWMGRYIERTEHTARYLNVNYFSSLDAPNEISQSRQFVLHSMLNMAGDDAADENVTLDEKEVLYDISLNREKHYSVISSVMFARENANSARDLISTELYEAINKFYHFVLNYSPDFLAEKGLYDFTVNVTEMTAILKTKIKGTLLHDEIYAIIMLGVNLERAIQIIRIINAKYDDALKAKDESAHITNSYEWITLLKCAESYDMMRRFYKKTPNSINTLEFLILNPHCPRSVMNSLNEVYDHIQVLDQNKYINKNSTTFLVGKIRAEYEFKVIEEIEGKLKPFIENILTQLVSISTKMENEYFNY